A genomic segment from Nodularia sphaerocarpa UHCC 0038 encodes:
- the trmB gene encoding tRNA (guanosine(46)-N7)-methyltransferase TrmB, translated as MAVVRVRQHVNPLAKKYQTPANALEWEKVYPQPNQPLHLDIGCAKGRFLVQMAQIETNWNFLGLEIREPLVVEANQLRCELGLTNLHYLFCNVNNSLKSLLTSLPTGTLQRVTIQFPDPWFKNRHAKRRVVQPELVAELADYLAVGGIVFLQSDIEFVAVEMRSRFAENSDFEQLGTEDWLTQNPLPVATEREIGTQNKGEPVYRAIFVKKSSAA; from the coding sequence TTGGCAGTAGTCCGAGTCCGCCAACACGTAAACCCCCTGGCAAAAAAGTATCAAACGCCAGCAAATGCCCTAGAATGGGAAAAAGTTTATCCACAGCCAAACCAACCACTACATTTAGATATTGGCTGCGCTAAGGGCAGGTTTTTGGTGCAAATGGCGCAGATAGAAACGAACTGGAATTTTCTGGGTTTGGAAATTCGGGAACCGTTGGTAGTGGAGGCGAATCAGTTACGCTGTGAGTTGGGTTTAACCAATCTCCATTATTTATTTTGTAATGTGAATAATTCATTGAAGTCGCTGTTAACTTCTCTACCTACAGGCACTTTACAGCGTGTTACCATTCAATTTCCCGATCCTTGGTTTAAAAACCGTCATGCTAAACGCCGCGTAGTACAACCGGAATTAGTGGCAGAATTAGCTGATTATCTGGCGGTTGGGGGAATTGTGTTTCTGCAATCAGATATTGAGTTTGTCGCCGTGGAAATGCGATCGCGCTTTGCCGAAAATTCCGATTTTGAGCAACTGGGTACAGAAGACTGGTTAACCCAAAACCCTTTACCAGTGGCGACAGAACGGGAAATAGGTACTCAAAACAAAGGTGAACCAGTTTATCGGGCTATTTTTGTCAAAAAATCTTCAGCAGCATAA
- a CDS encoding YgfZ/GcvT domain-containing protein, translating into MPTSAIDAKDAAAIQAATTGVAVCDRSHWGRIRVSDDDRLRFLHNQSTNDFQSLKPGQGCDTVMVSSTARTIDLVSAYILEDAVLLLTSPSRRQSLFQWLDRYIFYADKVQLTDVTDETSTFSLIGAKSDAIVEKLGAAEIIGKPYGNHLQIDGVIVAVGSGLAEPGYTLILPTSEKAQLWQQILELGAVELSDRAWDMLRILQGRPAPDAELTDDYNPLEVGLWQTISFNKGCYIGQETIARLNTYKGVKQYLWGIRLNAPVEVGSIITVGDEKVGKLTSYTETANGHFGLGYIRSKTGGVGLKVKIGETEGEVVEIPFVSHEYPQ; encoded by the coding sequence ATGCCAACATCTGCAATTGACGCTAAAGACGCAGCAGCTATCCAAGCCGCGACAACAGGGGTTGCTGTATGCGATCGCTCGCATTGGGGACGCATACGTGTTTCTGATGATGACCGACTGAGATTTTTACACAATCAAAGCACCAACGATTTTCAAAGCCTCAAGCCAGGACAAGGCTGTGATACCGTAATGGTGTCATCCACCGCCCGTACCATTGACCTAGTGAGTGCATACATTCTAGAGGATGCAGTATTGTTGCTGACTTCTCCTAGCCGTCGTCAATCTCTGTTTCAATGGCTAGATCGCTACATCTTTTATGCTGATAAAGTGCAACTAACAGATGTCACAGATGAAACATCAACCTTTAGCCTCATTGGTGCAAAAAGTGATGCCATTGTAGAAAAGCTGGGTGCGGCGGAAATTATTGGTAAACCTTATGGTAATCATCTACAAATTGATGGGGTAATAGTGGCGGTGGGTAGCGGCTTGGCTGAACCTGGATATACGCTGATTTTGCCAACATCCGAAAAAGCGCAACTATGGCAGCAGATTTTAGAATTAGGTGCAGTAGAATTGAGCGATCGCGCCTGGGATATGTTGCGAATTTTACAAGGAAGACCAGCCCCAGATGCGGAACTGACAGATGATTACAATCCCTTAGAAGTCGGTTTATGGCAAACAATTTCTTTTAACAAAGGTTGTTATATCGGTCAAGAAACCATCGCCCGATTAAATACATATAAAGGTGTAAAACAGTACCTCTGGGGTATCCGGCTGAATGCACCTGTGGAAGTAGGCAGTATAATTACAGTTGGGGATGAAAAAGTGGGTAAGCTGACCAGTTATACTGAAACTGCAAATGGTCATTTTGGACTAGGTTACATTCGCAGCAAAACAGGTGGTGTGGGTTTAAAAGTCAAAATAGGAGAAACTGAAGGTGAAGTAGTAGAAATACCATTTGTTTCTCATGAATATCCTCAATAA